A region of bacterium DNA encodes the following proteins:
- a CDS encoding CBS domain-containing protein → MRRAGHSIAPVYRDASDHVIGSVSAIALLTEGDLERPVGELATPVEFCPESRKADSLLVELLGKEAPLAVVVDEYGALAGLVSVDDLFAVVVGRLRQQSRDELHYRLLDARTLIASSRLPIARLPELIGLRLPPASAETLGGYLMERLGELPETGRVYAIDGLEWTVLSARGPALTTLRLQQPRERSR, encoded by the coding sequence ATGCGCCGGGCCGGCCACAGCATCGCGCCGGTCTACCGCGACGCCAGCGACCACGTGATCGGCAGCGTCAGTGCGATCGCCCTGCTCACCGAGGGCGACCTCGAGCGACCCGTGGGCGAGCTGGCGACGCCCGTCGAGTTCTGCCCGGAGAGCCGCAAGGCGGACTCCTTGCTCGTCGAGCTGCTGGGGAAGGAGGCGCCGCTGGCGGTGGTCGTCGACGAATACGGGGCCCTGGCGGGCCTCGTGAGCGTTGATGACCTCTTCGCCGTCGTCGTCGGTCGCCTGCGCCAGCAGAGCCGCGACGAGCTGCACTACCGCCTGCTCGACGCGCGCACCCTGATCGCCTCCAGCCGCCTGCCGATCGCCCGCCTGCCGGAGCTGATCGGCCTGCGCCTGCCGCCGGCGAGCGCGGAGACCCTCGGCGGCTACCTGATGGAGCGCCTGGGCGAACTGCCCGAGACGGGCCGCGTCTACGCGATCGACGGCCTGGAGTGGACCGTGCTCTCCGCCCGCGGCCCCGCGCTGACCACCCTGCGTCTCCAGCAGCCCCGGGAGCGCTCGCGATGA
- a CDS encoding DUF1844 domain-containing protein: protein MSAGDERDVHFLGLVFSLHAAAMQQLGKLVSPLSGQTERDLGAARQTIDLLESLSRKTRGNLSRDEERALQDILTQLRLNYVDERKKGETTPAPDAATEAPRAASDSAD from the coding sequence ATGTCCGCGGGCGACGAGCGCGATGTGCACTTCCTCGGCCTTGTCTTCAGCCTGCACGCGGCGGCGATGCAGCAGCTCGGCAAGCTGGTGAGTCCCTTGAGCGGTCAGACCGAGCGCGATCTCGGCGCCGCGCGCCAGACGATCGATCTCCTCGAGAGCCTCTCCCGCAAGACCCGGGGCAACCTGAGCCGAGACGAGGAGCGCGCGCTGCAGGACATCCTCACCCAGCTCCGCCTCAACTATGTCGACGAGCGGAAGAAGGGCGAGACGACCCCGGCGCCGGACGCGGCGACGGAGGCGCCGCGGGCCGCCAGTGACTCGGCGGACTGA
- a CDS encoding cupin domain-containing protein — protein MQALDKAEIGERLKRYRLEKKLTLKEIEALSGVSATHISEIERGKSSPTVGALTRIAEAMGSEAAFFVEAEELPQVSQLSAGSRRRYRFMEPPVAIESLSGSVPHSRMSVMLMTWEKGAVSTGEVNRHEGEEFILVRKGILEVYVEEGRHILKEGDSLHYHASSPHRIENIGDAACEALVVTVPSFKI, from the coding sequence ATGCAAGCCCTGGACAAGGCGGAGATCGGCGAGCGCCTGAAGCGCTATCGCCTGGAGAAGAAGCTGACGCTGAAGGAGATCGAAGCCCTGAGCGGGGTCTCCGCCACGCACATCTCGGAGATCGAACGCGGCAAGTCGAGTCCGACCGTCGGCGCCCTCACTCGCATCGCGGAGGCCATGGGCAGCGAGGCCGCCTTCTTCGTCGAGGCGGAGGAGCTGCCGCAGGTGAGCCAGCTCAGCGCCGGCAGTCGCCGCCGCTACCGCTTCATGGAGCCGCCGGTCGCGATCGAGTCGCTCTCCGGCAGCGTGCCGCACTCGCGCATGTCCGTGATGCTGATGACCTGGGAGAAGGGCGCCGTCTCCACCGGCGAGGTGAACCGCCACGAGGGCGAGGAGTTCATCCTCGTGCGCAAGGGGATCCTCGAGGTCTACGTGGAGGAGGGGCGGCACATCCTCAAGGAAGGCGACAGCCTGCACTACCACGCCTCCAGTCCGCATCGCATCGAGAACATCGGTGACGCCGCCTGCGAGGCGCTCGTCGTCACCGTGCCCAGCTTCAAGATCTAG
- a CDS encoding helix-turn-helix domain-containing protein, protein MEIQELGGRIKRIRKAKGMTLKDIEAKSRVSATHISEIERGKTSPTIGALSRIAAALGKDTAFFLETQNLEDVSHIKYEERRKEAFKSAEGYFQRLTRGIPGGRLQVYRLHLEPSAELRYSDAAPESEATLVLEQGRLEFRVRDEVYQMSAGDSMHFTEQSAPALRNLSTRETADLLLISIRRHSIDAF, encoded by the coding sequence ATGGAGATCCAGGAACTCGGGGGTCGCATCAAGCGCATCCGCAAGGCGAAGGGGATGACGCTCAAGGACATCGAGGCGAAGAGCCGCGTCTCGGCCACGCACATCTCCGAGATCGAGCGGGGGAAGACCAGTCCGACGATCGGCGCGCTCTCGCGCATCGCGGCGGCGCTGGGCAAGGACACGGCCTTCTTCCTCGAGACGCAGAACCTCGAGGACGTCAGCCACATCAAGTACGAGGAGCGCCGCAAGGAGGCCTTCAAGTCCGCGGAGGGCTACTTCCAGCGCCTGACGCGCGGCATCCCGGGCGGGCGACTGCAGGTCTACCGTCTCCATCTGGAGCCGAGCGCCGAGCTGCGCTACAGCGATGCGGCCCCGGAGAGCGAGGCGACCCTGGTCCTCGAGCAGGGGCGCCTGGAGTTCCGTGTCAGGGACGAGGTCTACCAGATGAGCGCGGGCGACAGCATGCACTTCACCGAGCAGAGCGCGCCCGCGCTGCGCAACCTCTCCACGCGCGAGACGGCGGACCTGCTGCTGATCAGCATCCGCCGCCACAGCATCGACGCCTTCTAG
- a CDS encoding DUF21 domain-containing protein, with protein MTLWLALFALALLGSATFSGSETAVIAAGRLRHRADRARGARLAGLAERLTRRPEHTLATLLIGNNLCNVLASLAGLLLTERALAARGLALSPVWNDLLASVWVTGVVLVFGEVLPKGVGHHYAFRISRLAAPLLLAIYSLLLPLVWLLELLVRLLRRLPGLGAAGEHGQPISWDTVRQHVEAGRAAGVVGEDQERAIERIGALGSLDAAGLMRPLPALCLFSVEGSADELRRLLVARRSPAAFLYEGRPSRLVGLLPARRLLGGDPYPDLRGLAKPLLQVDGGIPALELLDSLQPDGHTLAVVADSLGEARGAVYLEDVLRELLHQKEAAGWGGEGSQG; from the coding sequence ATGACGCTCTGGCTGGCTCTCTTCGCCCTCGCGCTCCTGGGCTCGGCGACCTTCTCGGGCAGCGAGACGGCCGTGATCGCGGCCGGGCGCCTGCGCCACCGAGCCGACCGTGCGCGCGGCGCTCGCCTGGCCGGTCTGGCCGAGCGCCTCACGCGGCGCCCGGAGCACACGCTGGCGACCCTGCTGATCGGCAACAACCTCTGCAACGTGCTCGCCTCGCTGGCCGGTCTCCTGCTCACCGAGCGGGCACTGGCCGCGCGCGGCCTCGCGCTCTCGCCGGTCTGGAACGACCTGCTCGCCTCGGTCTGGGTGACGGGCGTCGTGCTCGTCTTCGGCGAGGTGCTGCCCAAGGGCGTCGGCCACCACTACGCCTTCCGCATCTCGCGCCTGGCCGCGCCGCTGCTGCTCGCCATCTACAGCCTGCTGCTGCCCCTGGTCTGGCTGCTGGAGCTCCTCGTTCGGCTCCTGCGCCGCCTGCCGGGCCTCGGCGCGGCCGGCGAGCACGGCCAGCCGATCTCCTGGGACACCGTGCGCCAGCACGTCGAGGCCGGCCGCGCCGCCGGCGTGGTGGGAGAGGACCAGGAGCGGGCCATCGAGCGGATCGGCGCCCTGGGCAGCCTGGACGCCGCTGGGCTGATGCGCCCCCTGCCCGCGCTCTGCCTCTTCTCCGTGGAGGGCAGCGCCGACGAGCTGCGCCGCCTGCTCGTCGCGCGGCGCAGCCCGGCCGCCTTCCTCTACGAGGGGCGCCCGAGCCGCCTCGTCGGGCTCCTGCCCGCCCGCCGCCTGCTCGGCGGCGATCCCTACCCGGACCTGCGGGGCCTGGCCAAGCCCCTCTTGCAGGTCGACGGCGGTATCCCCGCCCTGGAGCTGCTCGATTCCCTCCAGCCGGACGGCCACACCCTGGCCGTGGTGGCCGACTCCCTCGGCGAGGCCCGGGGGGCCGTCTACCTGGAGGACGTCCTGCGCGAGCTGCTGCACCAGAAGGAGGCCGCCGGCTGGGGGGGAGAGGGTTCCCAGGGCTGA